Proteins from one Cellulosilyticum lentocellum DSM 5427 genomic window:
- a CDS encoding NAD(P)H-dependent oxidoreductase produces MTKVGFINGSPRASGSLSRMMIETFIQELQLIPENYTICDTRKQSSKADCSIEYASLLACDIIVVVTPLYVDSLPSTLLQFLYGLEEYQATISPIQSPVLYSFVNCGFIDGFQNCIALNILEHYAERMNWSYGGGVGLGSGEMFKGMKNTIPKEAKMLKPLYDAIDTFITCIVTKASIPTSNKQILVNQDFSQSLFLLAGSFGWFPQAFANKVGPIRLFSKPYKLK; encoded by the coding sequence ATGACTAAAGTTGGATTTATTAATGGGAGCCCCAGAGCATCAGGTAGCTTATCACGCATGATGATTGAGACCTTTATTCAAGAGCTTCAGCTTATTCCAGAAAACTATACTATCTGTGATACACGTAAGCAAAGTAGCAAAGCAGATTGCTCCATAGAATACGCTTCTCTTTTAGCGTGTGATATTATCGTAGTTGTTACACCTCTTTATGTAGATTCACTCCCTTCTACACTTCTTCAATTCTTATACGGATTAGAAGAATACCAAGCCACCATTTCTCCTATTCAATCACCTGTTCTATATAGTTTTGTAAATTGTGGATTTATAGATGGTTTTCAAAATTGTATTGCACTCAATATCCTTGAACATTATGCAGAACGCATGAATTGGTCTTATGGTGGAGGTGTGGGTTTAGGAAGTGGAGAAATGTTTAAAGGTATGAAAAATACTATTCCAAAGGAAGCAAAAATGTTAAAACCACTTTACGATGCCATTGATACGTTTATCACTTGTATTGTCACAAAGGCATCTATTCCGACATCAAACAAGCAAATTTTAGTGAACCAAGACTTTTCTCAATCCCTTTTTCTTTTAGCAGGAAGTTTTGGTTGGTTCCCTCAGGCATTTGCTAATAAGGTAGGGCCCATAAGGTTATTTTCTAAGCCCTATAAACTAAAGTAA
- a CDS encoding MATE family efflux transporter — MTKNSYEMDMCNGPLTKKILIFSIPLMCSGILQLLFNAIDMIVVGQYSGKEALAAVGSTASLINLLVNVFIGLSIGANVLIAQAYGAHHDQDLHETLHTSILLSIICGFFLSFIGILLAKPLLLLMGTPDEVIELATLYMKIYFVGMPAMLLYNFGSSILRATGDTKRPLYFLLIAGVINALLNLVFVVGFKMSVAGVALATVIAQCISAFLITLCLMRTSGGCQLMLSKLHINKTVLLKIMRIGLPAGFQGAIFSISNVLIQSSVNSFGAIAMAGNAATTNLEGFVYTSMNAFHQTALSFTGQNIGGKKYDRIKPILRICLISVFVVGSAMSLLFFIFRFPLLRLYSSDSEVINYGIVRMKVIFSTYFLCGIMDVLVGSIRGLGYSVLPMIVSLLGACGLRILWIFTLFKLMPTLTILYISYPVSWGITLTVHFLCFKILYNKVLNEQQLSIAH, encoded by the coding sequence ATGACTAAAAATTCTTATGAAATGGATATGTGTAATGGTCCACTAACCAAAAAAATTCTAATTTTCTCCATCCCTCTCATGTGTTCTGGCATCTTGCAATTACTCTTTAATGCCATTGATATGATTGTTGTTGGACAATACTCGGGTAAGGAAGCATTGGCAGCTGTTGGCTCAACAGCCTCGCTTATTAACTTACTCGTTAATGTTTTTATCGGTCTATCTATTGGTGCTAATGTCCTTATTGCACAAGCTTATGGTGCACATCATGACCAAGATCTTCATGAGACTTTACATACTTCTATTTTGCTAAGTATAATCTGTGGCTTTTTCCTAAGCTTTATTGGAATCCTCTTAGCTAAACCTCTGCTCCTATTAATGGGAACACCCGATGAAGTGATAGAACTGGCTACTTTATATATGAAAATTTATTTTGTTGGTATGCCCGCCATGCTTTTATACAACTTTGGCAGTTCTATTTTACGTGCTACGGGAGACACTAAAAGACCTCTTTACTTTTTACTTATAGCTGGAGTCATTAATGCGCTTCTTAACCTAGTATTTGTAGTTGGTTTTAAAATGAGTGTTGCTGGTGTAGCACTTGCTACTGTTATTGCACAATGTATTTCTGCTTTTTTAATTACACTCTGTTTAATGCGTACTTCTGGTGGCTGTCAATTAATGCTTTCAAAACTGCATATCAATAAAACTGTACTACTTAAAATTATGCGCATCGGCTTACCCGCAGGCTTCCAGGGGGCTATTTTCTCTATCTCCAATGTGCTCATTCAGTCCTCAGTTAATTCTTTTGGCGCTATTGCTATGGCCGGAAATGCAGCAACTACTAATCTTGAAGGCTTTGTCTATACTTCTATGAATGCCTTTCATCAAACAGCCCTTAGCTTTACTGGGCAAAATATCGGTGGTAAAAAATATGATCGCATTAAACCTATATTACGTATTTGCTTAATCAGTGTTTTTGTAGTCGGCAGTGCTATGAGCTTATTATTCTTTATATTTAGGTTTCCTTTACTTCGCCTCTATTCCTCTGATTCAGAAGTCATTAATTATGGCATCGTTCGAATGAAGGTGATCTTCTCCACCTACTTCTTGTGCGGTATTATGGATGTATTAGTTGGTAGTATTAGGGGCCTTGGGTATTCTGTTTTACCTATGATTGTTTCCCTACTAGGTGCTTGTGGCTTACGTATTCTTTGGATTTTTACCCTATTTAAACTGATGCCAACACTAACCATCTTATATATTTCCTATCCTGTATCTTGGGGTATTACTTTAACGGTGCATTTCTTATGCTTTAAAATACTTTATAATAAAGTTCTAAATGAGCAGCAACTTTCTATTGCTCACTAA
- a CDS encoding amidohydrolase family protein, with the protein MIKRKDEKTISSINKQPRVLVITGVNIINVLEKTIHENSTIICSCGKIDKIGSAETISIPENAEVLDLSGRYILPGLIDAHVHLAHPGVDDYGRINTETMTKKLLRHSHLTLKSGVTTIRNMPGSFGYNILKIRDEINEGKYIGPRILASGPALSVPYGYFSIKRFIPAPPVLLSFLSLIFGVKGLSVDIDEPQEVLEIIKKLKKAGVDFIKTSTPGTSLSFIENDSESREFYIKRKVDPRLLDASMTPEILKAITESAHKEGLKVSAHSICLPEGIKQAVEAGVDSIEHTPLGLIDEATFKRMKENGVCWVPTAYCFIHWSDLIDNPDLFSRQEVKEAVPEPYHSMGKKAIEKQREAIKSGTDPIWVKFYDEMPNYRQTYLPVNLENAIKAGVRIVAGVDAGMGGAGYVPHGFLYKELELFVKHGMDEYEAIRTATVNAAELLGVADELGSIDMGKKADLVILSANPLKNISDLNQVEFVIKDGKIVYSVHAE; encoded by the coding sequence ATGATAAAAAGAAAAGATGAGAAAACTATTTCCAGCATCAATAAACAGCCTAGAGTATTGGTTATAACCGGTGTAAATATTATTAATGTGTTAGAGAAAACTATTCATGAGAACAGTACGATTATTTGCAGTTGTGGAAAGATCGATAAAATCGGGTCCGCTGAAACCATATCTATTCCTGAAAATGCAGAAGTCTTAGACCTTTCAGGACGGTATATTCTGCCGGGATTGATTGATGCCCACGTGCATCTGGCTCATCCGGGCGTTGACGATTATGGAAGAATCAATACAGAAACCATGACAAAGAAGCTTCTACGACACTCCCACTTAACGCTAAAATCAGGTGTCACAACAATAAGAAATATGCCTGGTTCATTTGGGTACAATATTCTAAAAATTAGGGACGAAATTAACGAGGGAAAATACATAGGTCCTAGGATTTTAGCAAGCGGCCCTGCTTTATCAGTGCCATATGGCTATTTTAGTATAAAGAGATTTATTCCAGCTCCTCCAGTTTTATTATCATTTTTAAGCCTTATTTTTGGTGTTAAAGGATTATCAGTTGACATTGATGAGCCGCAAGAAGTGTTAGAAATCATTAAAAAGCTGAAGAAGGCCGGTGTGGATTTTATTAAAACCAGCACACCAGGAACATCTTTGTCATTCATTGAAAATGATTCTGAGAGTCGGGAGTTTTATATAAAAAGAAAGGTAGATCCCCGCCTACTGGATGCAAGTATGACTCCGGAGATATTGAAAGCCATTACAGAATCAGCTCATAAAGAAGGATTGAAGGTATCTGCACATTCAATTTGCTTACCTGAAGGTATTAAGCAGGCAGTTGAAGCAGGAGTAGACAGTATAGAGCATACGCCACTGGGGCTGATAGATGAGGCAACATTCAAGCGAATGAAAGAAAATGGAGTATGTTGGGTTCCTACTGCATATTGTTTTATACACTGGTCAGATTTAATAGATAACCCTGACTTATTTAGTAGACAGGAAGTGAAGGAGGCCGTACCAGAACCCTATCATTCCATGGGTAAAAAGGCTATAGAAAAGCAAAGGGAAGCCATAAAATCCGGAACAGATCCGATTTGGGTAAAGTTTTATGATGAGATGCCTAATTATAGGCAAACATATCTTCCTGTTAATCTTGAAAATGCTATTAAAGCTGGAGTGAGAATTGTAGCAGGAGTAGATGCGGGGATGGGAGGTGCAGGATATGTCCCCCATGGGTTCCTGTACAAGGAACTTGAGTTATTTGTGAAGCATGGAATGGATGAATATGAAGCTATTCGAACTGCTACAGTAAATGCTGCCGAACTCTTGGGTGTGGCTGATGAGCTTGGAAGTATAGACATGGGTAAAAAGGCTGATTTAGTTATCCTGAGTGCAAATCCACTAAAGAATATATCTGACTTAAATCAAGTTGAGTTTGTCATAAAAGACGGTAAAATTGTTTACAGTGTTCATGCTGAGTGA
- a CDS encoding ABC transporter ATP-binding protein — MGGKHQSNKEMSVWQSMGYTIKTIWHADKGCIIYTFYKNCTEEVFNAFFFVYMTKAIYACINDRAPYSELVKLIVFFCSLHIIIHLASAGHAYYIRLKTPKVYRYIFDKVITKATAIELTRYEEPDFYNKFSRALDECLNKAMDGLANLAQSLGLILAVFCAIGIIATVDPWLILFIFPPVIGSLICGDKENKMHFELRKMETPDRRVTDYVKRVFYEKKYAGEIRLYGIRNILFKKHIESYKNRYAINVKYRKKIALYQFLNAVVFFGLTYFSSYMYITFVIKATGTSRIGAYVAMLSAIGFVSWQVKEAVQKSIEAGKYCLYMNNLKDFLEYESDKAYKGDKKIEGVLGDIEFSHVSFTYEGAKSPVIKDLSLFIKRGERIALVGENGAGKTTLIKLLMGLYPITEGEIKANGCNINEFEPEDYHEHFGTVFQDLQIFALPLSENVLMRAPETEEERELVVDALIKAQFGDKLATLEKGIDTMVTKEFDDQGFVCSGGQAQKIAIARVFAKNPDIVILDEPSSALDPIAEYNMYNNMLQVSEGKTVFFISHRLSSARIADKIYFLEHGQIKESGTHDELMALDGSYAAMFRLQAKNYQESGRGEVVLHA, encoded by the coding sequence TTGGGAGGAAAACATCAATCAAATAAAGAAATGTCTGTGTGGCAAAGTATGGGGTATACTATAAAAACCATTTGGCATGCAGATAAAGGATGCATTATATATACTTTCTATAAGAACTGTACAGAAGAAGTATTTAATGCTTTTTTCTTTGTTTATATGACAAAGGCTATTTATGCATGTATCAACGATAGGGCACCTTATAGTGAACTCGTAAAGCTCATTGTATTTTTCTGCTCTCTACATATTATTATTCATTTAGCGTCTGCAGGTCATGCCTACTATATTAGACTAAAAACACCCAAGGTATATCGCTACATATTTGACAAGGTTATTACAAAGGCAACAGCTATTGAGCTTACTAGATATGAAGAACCTGATTTTTATAATAAGTTTTCAAGAGCTTTAGATGAATGTCTTAATAAAGCTATGGATGGCTTAGCTAATCTGGCGCAATCTTTAGGGCTTATTTTAGCTGTATTTTGTGCCATAGGTATTATTGCAACTGTGGATCCTTGGCTGATTCTTTTCATTTTTCCACCGGTTATTGGTTCGTTAATTTGTGGAGATAAAGAAAACAAAATGCACTTCGAACTTAGAAAAATGGAAACACCAGATAGACGAGTCACAGACTATGTCAAACGTGTTTTTTATGAAAAGAAGTACGCGGGAGAGATTCGTCTATATGGTATTAGGAATATCTTATTTAAAAAGCATATTGAGAGCTACAAGAATAGATATGCTATCAATGTGAAATATCGTAAGAAAATAGCGCTATATCAATTTTTAAATGCAGTTGTCTTTTTTGGACTTACGTATTTTAGCTCATATATGTATATTACTTTTGTTATTAAAGCTACAGGTACTAGTAGGATAGGAGCTTATGTGGCTATGTTATCAGCAATAGGTTTTGTATCCTGGCAGGTTAAAGAAGCAGTACAAAAGAGCATTGAGGCGGGTAAATACTGCCTTTATATGAATAACTTAAAGGATTTTCTGGAATATGAATCTGACAAGGCCTATAAAGGGGATAAAAAAATAGAGGGAGTTCTTGGAGATATTGAATTTAGCCATGTTAGTTTTACTTATGAGGGGGCTAAGTCACCTGTTATTAAAGACCTATCTCTCTTTATTAAGAGAGGCGAACGTATTGCATTAGTTGGGGAAAATGGAGCAGGTAAGACTACTTTGATTAAACTATTAATGGGCTTATATCCAATTACAGAGGGAGAGATTAAAGCTAATGGATGTAACATTAATGAGTTTGAACCAGAGGACTATCATGAGCACTTTGGAACAGTATTCCAAGACCTTCAGATATTTGCCTTGCCTTTAAGTGAGAATGTACTTATGCGTGCGCCAGAGACAGAGGAAGAAAGAGAGTTAGTAGTAGATGCACTTATAAAGGCACAGTTTGGAGATAAGTTAGCTACCTTAGAAAAAGGTATAGATACTATGGTGACAAAAGAATTTGATGATCAAGGTTTTGTGTGTTCAGGAGGACAGGCACAGAAAATAGCTATTGCGAGAGTATTTGCTAAGAATCCAGATATTGTTATCCTGGATGAACCTTCTAGCGCGCTAGATCCTATTGCAGAGTACAATATGTATAACAATATGCTACAAGTATCAGAAGGAAAAACCGTATTCTTCATCTCTCATAGACTATCTTCAGCACGAATTGCAGATAAAATTTACTTTTTAGAACATGGGCAGATTAAAGAAAGTGGTACACATGATGAACTTATGGCTTTAGATGGTAGTTATGCAGCTATGTTTAGACTTCAAGCTAAGAATTATCAGGAGAGTGGAAGAGGGGAGGTAGTCCTTCATGCCTAA
- a CDS encoding 1-propanol dehydrogenase PduQ, with amino-acid sequence MNTFEIKTKVKFGQGSLAYLENLRKNRVFIVTDPFMVKSGMINKITEYLSPNQHEVFSEIVPDPPMELIVKGVKAVTSFKPEVIIALGGGSAIDAAKAIMDFSRKLGELKEMQFIAIPTTSGTGSEVTSFSVITDEIKHIKYPLVSDEFLPDVAILEPELVKSVPSSIVADTGMDVLTHAIEAYVSTAATDFSDALAEKAVELVFEYLLKSYRSSEDIEAKEKMHNASCIAGLAFNLASLGINHAIAHNIGGKLHIPHGRTNAILLPYVIEFNSEIEGFNPNKYSIAAKKYAQLAKLVGIEGSTTRMLVKNFIHAITKLQHEMKMPTRLQECKISLEDINKLKQEIAKGALEDACIITNPRTATAGDILEIIYKVS; translated from the coding sequence ATGAACACTTTTGAAATAAAAACAAAAGTAAAATTTGGACAAGGTTCACTTGCGTATCTTGAAAACTTAAGAAAAAATCGTGTATTTATTGTGACAGACCCATTTATGGTTAAATCTGGAATGATTAATAAAATTACAGAATACTTATCACCCAATCAACATGAAGTATTTAGTGAAATCGTACCAGACCCACCTATGGAGCTTATTGTAAAAGGAGTGAAAGCAGTAACCTCTTTTAAGCCTGAAGTAATCATTGCTTTAGGGGGAGGTTCAGCTATTGATGCAGCTAAAGCTATTATGGATTTTTCAAGGAAGCTTGGAGAGTTAAAGGAAATGCAGTTTATAGCAATTCCTACGACTAGTGGAACAGGTTCAGAAGTAACCTCGTTTTCTGTTATTACAGATGAGATTAAACATATCAAGTACCCTTTAGTATCAGATGAGTTCTTACCAGATGTAGCTATTTTGGAACCAGAGCTTGTGAAAAGTGTTCCAAGTAGCATTGTAGCTGATACAGGTATGGATGTTTTAACTCATGCCATAGAAGCATATGTATCTACAGCAGCAACAGATTTCTCTGATGCATTAGCTGAAAAAGCAGTAGAGCTAGTTTTTGAGTATTTATTAAAGTCTTATAGAAGTAGTGAAGATATAGAGGCAAAGGAAAAAATGCATAATGCATCTTGTATAGCAGGACTGGCTTTCAATTTAGCTTCATTAGGAATTAATCATGCGATTGCCCATAATATTGGAGGCAAGCTTCATATTCCACATGGTAGAACTAATGCTATATTACTACCTTATGTTATTGAGTTTAATAGTGAAATTGAAGGTTTTAATCCTAATAAATATTCGATAGCAGCTAAAAAGTATGCGCAGTTAGCAAAGTTAGTGGGCATAGAAGGAAGCACAACTAGAATGTTAGTTAAAAATTTTATTCATGCCATTACGAAACTTCAACATGAAATGAAGATGCCTACGCGTCTTCAAGAATGTAAGATCTCTCTAGAGGACATTAACAAGCTTAAACAAGAGATTGCAAAAGGTGCTTTAGAGGACGCATGTATTATAACCAATCCGCGTACTGCCACAGCAGGAGATATTTTAGAGATTATTTATAAGGTAAGTTAG
- a CDS encoding peptidase domain-containing ABC transporter, which produces MPKNKEKASNPNTSKKQKEIKHDDKDKKQDKLTMRRLISNVFYVVKCALRIDKALVFLVIGAFVTCGIIYALFDTLFLKIFIDMLSDKAIDLKATLVFIMVGILVMGIGQAIEVLVENWARAKFVKMTGKIQEDFIRKVADIDLICYDHKDYFDDFVIAAAQSEEMITTGVLSMAWILGNITTILTLGGLIMAINPIIAIFPILGFLINMVTRFSITKIEYNYEMERKRVMRKADYSKRIFYQPEYAKEIKLSKIEIPLRKQFEEAIEDIMSEAKTAGVKIAILSLINWIFVFTFLSHFCVPMYLGYLALVKLSIGLGDVAAMNNAQGTVRNRLDSLNYAMVEFQKVGQFAERFRRFIEYDINIEGYKGSKEVPVEKSVLEIKDMSFRYEGASEDTLKHIQMTVRPGEKIAIVGENGAGKTTFVKLLMRLYDVTEGSICYGGEDIRSFSTKAYRDIFGAVFQDYQLYGATLEENVWMDDTAIDEDHIRKALNLADFGAKLERLPKGLKTEMTREFSDEGTMLSGGEAQKVAIARMFAKTGKLAIAILDEPSSALDPFAEYKLNRNMMKAAKDATIIFISHRLSTTREADRIYMFEHGEIIEQGTHDELMALKGEYAKMFEKQAYYYQEEITG; this is translated from the coding sequence ATGCCTAAAAATAAAGAGAAAGCAAGTAATCCTAACACAAGTAAGAAGCAAAAAGAAATAAAGCATGATGATAAGGATAAGAAGCAAGATAAATTAACCATGAGACGCCTTATTAGCAATGTATTTTATGTTGTAAAGTGTGCATTAAGAATAGATAAAGCATTAGTGTTTTTAGTAATAGGTGCTTTTGTCACTTGTGGTATTATTTATGCACTATTTGATACCTTGTTCCTTAAAATCTTTATAGATATGCTTTCGGATAAGGCTATAGATCTAAAGGCTACACTCGTTTTTATCATGGTAGGAATCTTAGTCATGGGAATAGGGCAAGCCATAGAAGTACTAGTTGAGAATTGGGCGAGAGCTAAATTTGTAAAAATGACAGGAAAGATTCAAGAAGATTTTATACGCAAGGTGGCAGATATTGACCTTATATGCTATGACCATAAAGATTATTTTGATGACTTTGTTATTGCAGCAGCTCAGTCTGAAGAAATGATTACTACTGGTGTTCTAAGTATGGCTTGGATTCTAGGGAATATAACGACTATTTTAACCTTAGGTGGACTTATTATGGCTATTAATCCTATCATTGCCATCTTTCCTATTCTAGGTTTTCTTATTAATATGGTGACGCGCTTTAGCATTACTAAAATCGAGTACAACTATGAAATGGAAAGAAAGAGAGTTATGAGAAAAGCTGACTATTCTAAGCGTATTTTTTATCAACCAGAATATGCTAAGGAGATTAAGCTTTCAAAGATAGAGATTCCTCTTCGTAAACAGTTTGAAGAAGCCATAGAAGATATTATGTCAGAAGCTAAAACAGCAGGGGTTAAGATTGCTATTCTTTCTTTAATAAACTGGATATTTGTGTTTACTTTTTTATCTCATTTCTGTGTACCTATGTATTTAGGGTACTTAGCGCTAGTTAAGCTTAGTATAGGTCTAGGTGATGTAGCGGCCATGAATAATGCACAAGGTACAGTAAGAAATCGTTTAGATTCACTTAATTATGCTATGGTGGAATTTCAAAAGGTAGGACAGTTTGCAGAACGCTTTAGGCGTTTTATAGAATATGATATTAATATTGAGGGATATAAAGGAAGTAAAGAGGTACCAGTAGAAAAGAGTGTACTTGAAATTAAAGATATGAGCTTTCGTTATGAGGGAGCTAGTGAAGATACCCTTAAGCATATTCAGATGACTGTTAGGCCGGGAGAAAAAATAGCCATAGTAGGAGAAAATGGTGCAGGGAAGACAACATTTGTAAAGCTTTTAATGCGTTTATATGATGTAACAGAAGGTTCTATTTGCTATGGAGGAGAGGACATCCGCAGCTTTTCAACTAAAGCTTATAGAGATATTTTTGGAGCAGTATTCCAAGATTATCAGCTTTATGGTGCCACTCTAGAAGAAAATGTTTGGATGGATGATACTGCTATAGATGAAGATCATATTAGGAAGGCTTTAAACCTTGCTGATTTTGGAGCTAAGCTAGAAAGATTGCCCAAAGGACTCAAGACAGAAATGACAAGAGAGTTCTCTGATGAAGGAACAATGCTATCAGGTGGCGAGGCGCAAAAAGTAGCTATAGCTAGAATGTTTGCTAAAACAGGAAAACTTGCCATAGCTATTTTAGATGAACCTTCTAGTGCCCTGGATCCTTTTGCAGAATATAAGCTCAATCGCAATATGATGAAAGCAGCAAAAGATGCTACTATTATCTTTATTTCTCACAGACTTTCAACTACCAGAGAAGCAGACCGCATATATATGTTTGAACATGGTGAGATTATAGAACAAGGTACTCATGATGAACTAATGGCATTAAAGGGAGAATATGCTAAGATGTTTGAAAAACAAGCGTATTATTATCAAGAAGAAATAACGGGTTAA
- a CDS encoding serine hydrolase domain-containing protein — protein MLEEVKTKDHELGQIIDTYIKQKRYAQINSFLLYQNEQLMVERYYNKFTKESRNPIKSIWKSIISIGIGICLDKGFIESLDEPICRYLEVFNQNNHPYHKLITIKHLLTMTSGIYWNGGKHYHCPMLEQLRRTQDWLAHLADIQMEEVPGRKHVYKEWDVILLSALISQATGMNTFDFCNSYLFTPLDIKSEKWWTSPCGITYNIGNTPLDEATSHLCARDLAKIGNLFLNSGKYNGKQIISVSYIKEATTPTEQNSNYGFLWWLGDGWYGCRGFGGQEIRVMPEQNRVGIIQATPTSLGKSYEDIFALCNQATRILE, from the coding sequence ATGTTAGAGGAAGTAAAAACTAAGGATCATGAACTTGGGCAAATAATAGACACTTATATTAAGCAAAAAAGATATGCGCAAATCAATAGTTTTTTGCTCTATCAAAATGAACAGCTAATGGTAGAACGCTATTATAATAAGTTTACTAAGGAAAGTCGTAATCCTATTAAATCCATATGGAAAAGCATTATTTCTATTGGCATTGGTATTTGTTTAGATAAAGGATTTATCGAAAGTTTAGATGAACCTATTTGTAGGTACCTAGAAGTCTTTAACCAAAACAATCATCCTTATCATAAGCTTATTACAATAAAACATTTGCTTACTATGACATCCGGAATTTATTGGAATGGGGGTAAACACTATCATTGTCCTATGTTAGAGCAGCTTAGAAGAACACAAGATTGGTTAGCACATTTAGCAGATATTCAAATGGAAGAGGTACCTGGAAGAAAGCATGTTTATAAAGAATGGGATGTGATTTTGCTAAGTGCCCTTATAAGTCAAGCTACAGGAATGAATACATTTGATTTTTGCAATAGCTACTTATTTACCCCACTTGATATTAAAAGCGAGAAATGGTGGACAAGCCCTTGTGGTATCACCTATAACATAGGGAATACACCCTTAGATGAAGCAACATCTCATTTATGCGCAAGAGATTTAGCTAAGATAGGAAATTTATTTTTGAATAGCGGCAAATACAATGGAAAGCAAATCATTTCGGTAAGTTATATAAAAGAAGCAACTACGCCAACAGAGCAAAATAGTAACTATGGTTTTTTATGGTGGCTAGGAGATGGCTGGTACGGTTGTCGTGGTTTTGGAGGACAGGAGATTAGAGTGATGCCTGAGCAAAATAGAGTTGGTATTATTCAGGCAACCCCAACATCATTAGGCAAATCTTATGAGGATATATTTGCATTATGCAATCAAGCTACAAGGATTTTAGAATAA
- a CDS encoding NAD(P)H-dependent oxidoreductase, with amino-acid sequence MRFSIISEYDPTCMLTQSANQSITTLFATTPPLKHFQVAFDTLKPCIGCFSCWLKTPGRCCFKDLSEEISAHMVQDDMMIFVTSIQYGCYSPAIKKVLDRSIPNVLPFFTKIKRKGHPIEIHHAKRYKKTASFIMIAYSESITPEEEATFRALTKANGVNFHLPSPRVYICRTREEIEDALLEVKNKLSKEEQYND; translated from the coding sequence ATGCGGTTTTCTATTATCTCGGAATATGATCCTACTTGCATGCTCACTCAATCTGCTAATCAATCCATTACCACCTTGTTTGCCACCACACCACCTCTTAAGCATTTTCAGGTAGCTTTTGATACGTTAAAGCCTTGTATAGGTTGTTTCTCTTGTTGGCTAAAGACACCTGGCAGGTGTTGTTTCAAAGACTTAAGCGAAGAAATAAGTGCGCATATGGTTCAAGACGACATGATGATCTTTGTAACCTCTATCCAATATGGCTGTTACAGCCCGGCTATCAAAAAAGTACTAGACCGTTCTATCCCTAATGTTTTACCTTTTTTCACTAAAATAAAGCGTAAAGGTCATCCTATAGAGATCCATCACGCCAAACGCTACAAAAAGACTGCATCCTTTATTATGATTGCCTATAGTGAGTCGATTACCCCTGAAGAAGAAGCTACTTTTAGAGCACTCACCAAAGCTAATGGTGTCAACTTTCATTTGCCTTCGCCTAGGGTTTATATTTGTCGTACAAGGGAGGAGATTGAAGATGCACTATTAGAGGTTAAGAATAAATTAAGCAAGGAGGAACAATATAATGACTAA
- a CDS encoding TetR/AcrR family transcriptional regulator, which yields MEKENYHHGALKEELIKNGLLLLNSEGVENFSLRKVATMCGVSHAAPYKHFKNKEEMLSAISHRVNQDFREYLEQVVVIHPGLDGMITMGKAYVRYMITNKEAYQFMFLSELKLSLRLEDDKFIYNEDSPFVPFYKAAYANLGPMFPNSKQLNMVILNMWSQVHGLASLIVNGIVEYNQDIEELVERMLTSTCLKQ from the coding sequence ATGGAAAAGGAAAACTACCATCACGGGGCACTAAAAGAAGAACTTATCAAAAATGGACTTCTACTCCTTAATAGTGAAGGAGTAGAAAATTTTTCACTTCGTAAGGTAGCTACAATGTGTGGTGTAAGCCATGCCGCCCCTTATAAACATTTTAAGAATAAAGAAGAAATGCTCAGTGCCATTTCTCATAGAGTCAATCAAGACTTTAGAGAATATTTAGAGCAAGTAGTAGTGATACATCCAGGCCTAGATGGAATGATTACTATGGGAAAGGCCTATGTTCGATATATGATTACCAATAAGGAGGCCTATCAGTTTATGTTTTTAAGTGAACTGAAACTTAGTCTAAGACTAGAAGATGATAAATTTATCTACAACGAAGACTCACCCTTTGTACCTTTTTATAAGGCAGCATATGCTAATTTAGGGCCTATGTTCCCAAATTCAAAGCAGCTTAATATGGTGATTCTCAATATGTGGAGTCAAGTACATGGACTAGCCTCTCTTATTGTAAACGGTATTGTAGAATATAATCAGGATATAGAAGAATTAGTGGAAAGGATGCTTACCTCTACTTGTCTAAAGCAATAA